One window of Vespa velutina chromosome 2, iVesVel2.1, whole genome shotgun sequence genomic DNA carries:
- the LOC124946960 gene encoding uncharacterized protein LOC124946960 isoform X2, translating into MSKKLSRSDALENISTWSTNDVLSLLRKHLTEGKLTLWKSDLTSYLIRELLTFVEKIKKFPEKFVQEKNVEMEQNEDHMSDTSSWDTDFEDEIPEDNTAFTDTRNINVNQINSNYEDDRTISKKMKVKNVNANAQVDDNTKRQDEETTYVNFESTLDAGKVYVNYQDNLTNLPQKNLSRLHGTIEKTLAEQLKEQLQLRNSKKPVLKSKPEILISKRIPQVSTICKQPQKSFLHDESKTKTRPPNDVQKRMAVPPPPAPKKNADQSSQRIGKNDASKPSISIRNLDLIANLPTRQDKSEDEYEKFDKQIMEQNQKSIISKIDSKQSLNSGSQSSVESVYQPSSTTSCEDEEEPYEIYESITETPEDDDNYLSPIKKSSSSGDPLPPPLPVKLPTTLPLTFHRTKSNNAANERSPEKKSATLPHSGSSTSLLSERATRPLPPPPDRLSYVEKPWFHNVTREQAIILITEQGTYGNSQDDGYFLLRPSTTNVNSPLALVLWCRDRVYNIPVRKRSDNRYALGSVKVNETSFSSVEEIVTCYMKEELVLYTGGVQTGSTKLTGTPLK; encoded by the exons ATGTCCAAGAAATTGTCTCGAAGCGACGCCCTCGAAAACATATCTACATGGAGTACAAACGATGTCTTGTCTTTGCTACGGAAG CACTTGACTGAGGGGAAGTTGACTCTATGGAAGAGTGACCTCACCAGTTATTTGATACG GGAGCTTCTTACGTTCGttgaaaaaatcaagaaattcCCGGAGAAATTTGtacaagagaaaaatgttgaaatggAACAGAACGAGGATCACATGAGCGATACCAGTTCCTGGGATACAGATTTCGAAGACGAGATACCGGAAGACAATACTGCTTTTACCGATACGAGAAACATCAAtgttaatcaaataaattcgaattacGAAGACGATCGTACTATTTCGAAGAAGATGAAGGTGAAAAACGTAAACGCGAACGCGCAAGTAGACGACAATACGAAAAGACAAGACGAGGAGACCACTTATGTTAATTTCGAATCGACCTTAGACGCGGGAAAAGTTTACGTTAATTATCAAGATAATTTGACGAATCTACCgcaaaaaaatttgtcgagGTTGCATGGAACGATAGAGAAAACTTTGGCCGAACAATTGAAGGAACAATTGCAATTGAGAAATTCGAAGAAACCGGTGCTCAAATCAAAAccggaaatattaatatcgaagaGGATACCACAGGTTTCTACGATTTGCAAACAACcgcaaaaatcatttttacacGATGAATCTAAGACGAAGACGAGGCCTCCGAACGATGTACAAA aaagaATGGCTGTTCCACCTCCACCGGCACCTAAGAAAAACGCCGATCAAAGCTCTCAAAGGATAGGAAAGAACGACGCGTCGAAACCGTCCATTTCGATTAGAAATTTGGATCTCATTGCGAATTTACCGACTCGACAGGATAAAAGCGAGGACGAATACGAAAAGTTCGACAAGCAAATCATGGAACAAAATCAAAAGTCGATTATCTCGAAAATCGACAGCAAACAGTCATTGAACAGCGGTTCTCAAAGTTCCGTAGAGAGCGTTTATCAACCATCCAGTACGACCAGCTGCGAGGATGAGGAAGAGCCATATGAGATTTATGAATCCATTACGGAAACG cctgaagatgacgataattatttaagcCCCATTAAAAAATCATCGAGCAGTGGAGATCCTCTACCGCCGCCGTTACCCGTTAAACTGCCCACCACACTGCCTTTAACGTTTCATCGAACAAAATCAAACAATGCAGCAAATG AGCGTTCACCGGAAAAAAAATCGGCGACGCTACCACATTCTGGTAGTAGTACTTCGTTATTAAGCGAGAGAGCTACGAGACCATTACCACCACCGCCAGATCGATTGTCTTACGTTGAGAAGCCTTGGTTTCACAATGTTACGCGAGAACAAGCCATAATACTCATTACAGAAC AAGGTACTTACGGTAATTCACAAGATGatggatattttcttttgagaCCTTCCACAACAAACGTAAACAGTCCGTTAGCTTTGGTGCTTTGGTGCAGAGATAGAGTTTACAATATTCCGGTTAGAAAGAGATCTGACAATAG ATATGCTTTGGGATCTGTGAAAGTAAACGAAACATCGTTCTCTAGCGTCGAAGAAATTGTAACGTGttatatgaaagaagaattgGTCCTCTATACGGGCGGTGTACAAACGGGAAGTACAAAATTAACCGGCACACCattgaaatga
- the LOC124946960 gene encoding uncharacterized protein LOC124946960 isoform X1, translating into MSKKLSRSDALENISTWSTNDVLSLLRKNGLEECCTAVSKRQIDGDELLHLTEGKLTLWKSDLTSYLIRELLTFVEKIKKFPEKFVQEKNVEMEQNEDHMSDTSSWDTDFEDEIPEDNTAFTDTRNINVNQINSNYEDDRTISKKMKVKNVNANAQVDDNTKRQDEETTYVNFESTLDAGKVYVNYQDNLTNLPQKNLSRLHGTIEKTLAEQLKEQLQLRNSKKPVLKSKPEILISKRIPQVSTICKQPQKSFLHDESKTKTRPPNDVQKRMAVPPPPAPKKNADQSSQRIGKNDASKPSISIRNLDLIANLPTRQDKSEDEYEKFDKQIMEQNQKSIISKIDSKQSLNSGSQSSVESVYQPSSTTSCEDEEEPYEIYESITETPEDDDNYLSPIKKSSSSGDPLPPPLPVKLPTTLPLTFHRTKSNNAANERSPEKKSATLPHSGSSTSLLSERATRPLPPPPDRLSYVEKPWFHNVTREQAIILITEQGTYGNSQDDGYFLLRPSTTNVNSPLALVLWCRDRVYNIPVRKRSDNRYALGSVKVNETSFSSVEEIVTCYMKEELVLYTGGVQTGSTKLTGTPLK; encoded by the exons ATGTCCAAGAAATTGTCTCGAAGCGACGCCCTCGAAAACATATCTACATGGAGTACAAACGATGTCTTGTCTTTGCTACGGAAG AATGGCCTGGAAGAATGCTGTACGGCAGTTTCGAAACGACAAATCGACGGTGACGAGTTGTTA CACTTGACTGAGGGGAAGTTGACTCTATGGAAGAGTGACCTCACCAGTTATTTGATACG GGAGCTTCTTACGTTCGttgaaaaaatcaagaaattcCCGGAGAAATTTGtacaagagaaaaatgttgaaatggAACAGAACGAGGATCACATGAGCGATACCAGTTCCTGGGATACAGATTTCGAAGACGAGATACCGGAAGACAATACTGCTTTTACCGATACGAGAAACATCAAtgttaatcaaataaattcgaattacGAAGACGATCGTACTATTTCGAAGAAGATGAAGGTGAAAAACGTAAACGCGAACGCGCAAGTAGACGACAATACGAAAAGACAAGACGAGGAGACCACTTATGTTAATTTCGAATCGACCTTAGACGCGGGAAAAGTTTACGTTAATTATCAAGATAATTTGACGAATCTACCgcaaaaaaatttgtcgagGTTGCATGGAACGATAGAGAAAACTTTGGCCGAACAATTGAAGGAACAATTGCAATTGAGAAATTCGAAGAAACCGGTGCTCAAATCAAAAccggaaatattaatatcgaagaGGATACCACAGGTTTCTACGATTTGCAAACAACcgcaaaaatcatttttacacGATGAATCTAAGACGAAGACGAGGCCTCCGAACGATGTACAAA aaagaATGGCTGTTCCACCTCCACCGGCACCTAAGAAAAACGCCGATCAAAGCTCTCAAAGGATAGGAAAGAACGACGCGTCGAAACCGTCCATTTCGATTAGAAATTTGGATCTCATTGCGAATTTACCGACTCGACAGGATAAAAGCGAGGACGAATACGAAAAGTTCGACAAGCAAATCATGGAACAAAATCAAAAGTCGATTATCTCGAAAATCGACAGCAAACAGTCATTGAACAGCGGTTCTCAAAGTTCCGTAGAGAGCGTTTATCAACCATCCAGTACGACCAGCTGCGAGGATGAGGAAGAGCCATATGAGATTTATGAATCCATTACGGAAACG cctgaagatgacgataattatttaagcCCCATTAAAAAATCATCGAGCAGTGGAGATCCTCTACCGCCGCCGTTACCCGTTAAACTGCCCACCACACTGCCTTTAACGTTTCATCGAACAAAATCAAACAATGCAGCAAATG AGCGTTCACCGGAAAAAAAATCGGCGACGCTACCACATTCTGGTAGTAGTACTTCGTTATTAAGCGAGAGAGCTACGAGACCATTACCACCACCGCCAGATCGATTGTCTTACGTTGAGAAGCCTTGGTTTCACAATGTTACGCGAGAACAAGCCATAATACTCATTACAGAAC AAGGTACTTACGGTAATTCACAAGATGatggatattttcttttgagaCCTTCCACAACAAACGTAAACAGTCCGTTAGCTTTGGTGCTTTGGTGCAGAGATAGAGTTTACAATATTCCGGTTAGAAAGAGATCTGACAATAG ATATGCTTTGGGATCTGTGAAAGTAAACGAAACATCGTTCTCTAGCGTCGAAGAAATTGTAACGTGttatatgaaagaagaattgGTCCTCTATACGGGCGGTGTACAAACGGGAAGTACAAAATTAACCGGCACACCattgaaatga
- the LOC124946960 gene encoding uncharacterized protein LOC124946960 isoform X3 produces the protein MEQNEDHMSDTSSWDTDFEDEIPEDNTAFTDTRNINVNQINSNYEDDRTISKKMKVKNVNANAQVDDNTKRQDEETTYVNFESTLDAGKVYVNYQDNLTNLPQKNLSRLHGTIEKTLAEQLKEQLQLRNSKKPVLKSKPEILISKRIPQVSTICKQPQKSFLHDESKTKTRPPNDVQKRMAVPPPPAPKKNADQSSQRIGKNDASKPSISIRNLDLIANLPTRQDKSEDEYEKFDKQIMEQNQKSIISKIDSKQSLNSGSQSSVESVYQPSSTTSCEDEEEPYEIYESITETPEDDDNYLSPIKKSSSSGDPLPPPLPVKLPTTLPLTFHRTKSNNAANERSPEKKSATLPHSGSSTSLLSERATRPLPPPPDRLSYVEKPWFHNVTREQAIILITEQGTYGNSQDDGYFLLRPSTTNVNSPLALVLWCRDRVYNIPVRKRSDNRYALGSVKVNETSFSSVEEIVTCYMKEELVLYTGGVQTGSTKLTGTPLK, from the exons atggAACAGAACGAGGATCACATGAGCGATACCAGTTCCTGGGATACAGATTTCGAAGACGAGATACCGGAAGACAATACTGCTTTTACCGATACGAGAAACATCAAtgttaatcaaataaattcgaattacGAAGACGATCGTACTATTTCGAAGAAGATGAAGGTGAAAAACGTAAACGCGAACGCGCAAGTAGACGACAATACGAAAAGACAAGACGAGGAGACCACTTATGTTAATTTCGAATCGACCTTAGACGCGGGAAAAGTTTACGTTAATTATCAAGATAATTTGACGAATCTACCgcaaaaaaatttgtcgagGTTGCATGGAACGATAGAGAAAACTTTGGCCGAACAATTGAAGGAACAATTGCAATTGAGAAATTCGAAGAAACCGGTGCTCAAATCAAAAccggaaatattaatatcgaagaGGATACCACAGGTTTCTACGATTTGCAAACAACcgcaaaaatcatttttacacGATGAATCTAAGACGAAGACGAGGCCTCCGAACGATGTACAAA aaagaATGGCTGTTCCACCTCCACCGGCACCTAAGAAAAACGCCGATCAAAGCTCTCAAAGGATAGGAAAGAACGACGCGTCGAAACCGTCCATTTCGATTAGAAATTTGGATCTCATTGCGAATTTACCGACTCGACAGGATAAAAGCGAGGACGAATACGAAAAGTTCGACAAGCAAATCATGGAACAAAATCAAAAGTCGATTATCTCGAAAATCGACAGCAAACAGTCATTGAACAGCGGTTCTCAAAGTTCCGTAGAGAGCGTTTATCAACCATCCAGTACGACCAGCTGCGAGGATGAGGAAGAGCCATATGAGATTTATGAATCCATTACGGAAACG cctgaagatgacgataattatttaagcCCCATTAAAAAATCATCGAGCAGTGGAGATCCTCTACCGCCGCCGTTACCCGTTAAACTGCCCACCACACTGCCTTTAACGTTTCATCGAACAAAATCAAACAATGCAGCAAATG AGCGTTCACCGGAAAAAAAATCGGCGACGCTACCACATTCTGGTAGTAGTACTTCGTTATTAAGCGAGAGAGCTACGAGACCATTACCACCACCGCCAGATCGATTGTCTTACGTTGAGAAGCCTTGGTTTCACAATGTTACGCGAGAACAAGCCATAATACTCATTACAGAAC AAGGTACTTACGGTAATTCACAAGATGatggatattttcttttgagaCCTTCCACAACAAACGTAAACAGTCCGTTAGCTTTGGTGCTTTGGTGCAGAGATAGAGTTTACAATATTCCGGTTAGAAAGAGATCTGACAATAG ATATGCTTTGGGATCTGTGAAAGTAAACGAAACATCGTTCTCTAGCGTCGAAGAAATTGTAACGTGttatatgaaagaagaattgGTCCTCTATACGGGCGGTGTACAAACGGGAAGTACAAAATTAACCGGCACACCattgaaatga